The DNA region TCGACGCGGCGGCGGCACGCGCGGAGGCCGCCATCGAGGGCGTCCCCGAGGAAACCCGCGGCGCGAACGAGGACGGCACGACGCGCTACCTGCGCCCGCTGCCGGGCGCGGCGCGGATGTACCCCGAGACGGACGTCCCGCCGGTCGAACCCGACCCCTCGGAGGTCGAGGTGCCCGAACTACTCACCGAGAAGGTCGAGCGCTACCAGGAGGAGTTCGGCCTCGACGCGGGACTCGCCGAACAGGTGGCCTACGGCCGCCGGATGCCGCTGTTCGAGCGAGCCGTTCGTGACGGCGCGGACCCGACGTTCGTCGCCGGCCTGGTCGAGAGCACCGTCACCGAACTGCGGCGCGACGACGTGGCCGTCGAGAACCTCGACGACGACCACTTCCTGGCCGTCGTCGAACTCGTCACCGCCGGTGACCTCGCCAAAGAAGGCGTCAACGAGGTGCTGACGCTCCTGGCGGAGAAACCGCAGCTGTCGGCCGAGGAAGCCGTCGAGGAGGCGGGTCTCTCGGGCGTCGGCGAGGACGAGGTGCGCGAGGCCGTCGTCGACGTGGTCGAACGCAACGAAGCACAGGTCGAAGAGGAGGGAATGGCCGCCTTCTCGGGACTGATGGGCGAGGCGATGGGCGCGCTCCGCGGCCGCGCCGACGGCGAGGTCGTGAGCAGCGTGCTGCGAGAAGAGATTCAGAAGCGCACCTGAGTCGAGCACCTCGGATCTTCGGTTCGGCTCGGTTCAGTTCGGTTTCCGGACGAGTCGACCGCAGGCTACGTCGCTTCGGTGGGGTCGAGCGTCATACAGCCGCCGCTGCGAATCGTCACCTCGAACTCTTCGTACTCGAAGGTGACGGCGTAGTGGCTCTCCCGCTCGCGCGCGTTCGACCGCCCGAACAGCGACTCCAGCGCGTCCGGGTCGACGACGGGGTAGAGGGGCGAAAGCTCGACGGGCGTCGCACCGCGGATCGAGGAGACCGTCTCCACGAGTTCCTCGACGACGGAGTCGACGTAGGGGTTGAACAGGGCGCAGTAGCCGTTCGAAACCGAAGCGCTGCTCACGTGGTTCTGTGTCGACATTAGACGCGTTACGTCATCGGGAAGCATAACCCGGCGTATTCTCCCAAATTTGGCTGCTTCCACACGCGCGCGAGTGTCGTCTCGAAGAACTGATACGGCACGGTGACCGTAACGCGCCGCCGGGAACCCGACGACGAGATCGCGAGCGCGGTACTCCGCGAGCCGATTCGAGCGCGCGTCCGACGAAATCACGACCGCTACTACTCGGAGGAGGGGTCGCCGGTCTCCTCGATGCGCGTTTCATACTTCGAGAGCGCGTCGTCCAGCGCTTCGCTCGCGTCGATGTCGAGGGAGTCTGCGAACCCCAACAGCGCGACCAGCACGTCGCCCACTTCGTCGCGTTTGACGTCTATCGTCCAGCGATTGCTCCCGTAGTCAGACGACTCGTTGACGTCCTTGGCGAGTTCGCCGAGTTCCGAGACGAGCGCGAGCAGGCGAAACTCCGGTTCCGTCTGCATGTCGTGTTCTTCGAGAAACGTCGCTACCCGCTGTTGTTCCTGCATGTGTCCGGAGTCGACCGCCAGGGTCTTAGCCGGTAGCTGAGCGCCGCTGGTAAGTCCGGTCGCGAAGAGTAGTCGTGATCGGTCACTACTCTTCGGCGAGTTCCTCGACGAGCGTCTCGACGCTGTAGCTCTGCAGCACTCGTTGGCTGTCCCGCAGCGTCGAGATGACGTACGTCGAGTTCGTCCGGTCGACTTCCTCGACGGCTTCGAACTCCGAAATGAGCCGTTCGACCATCTCGCTGCCGGTGAGCCGCGCGATGACGATGAAATCTGTCTCGCCCATCGTGAAGTACGTCTGCGTGACTCCCTCGATCTCCATGAGTTTCTCGCCGACGTCCTCGTACGAGCCGCTGTAGTCGGCCAGCACCTCGACGATGACGGTGACACCGAGGCCGAACTTCTCCAAATCCACGTCGTAGAGGTCGTTCTCGATGACGCCGTCCTCCTTCAGGTTGTTCAACCGGTAGTGAATCGTCGACACCGGGATGCCGGTCGCTTCGTGGAGGCGCTCGGGACTACCGGTTCCGAGGTCGGAGATGGCCTTCAGAAGCGTGATGTCGCGTTCGTCCATAGCCAGTCGGTTCGGACGACTCCCGTATGTAGGCTCCGACGAGGTGCCATATTGAACGAATCTCTAACTCAATTGCGGAGACTCGCGAGTTTCTCTAACGTCCCCTCATTGAGGTCTATCACGTTCTATCCAAACTGATTTTATTGTAGACAAATTTAAGAATGAAGAGCAAATACGAACGTAGTACGAACCAATGTCTCTCCGTCGTCTCTATCGCCAACATTCGACCGCAGTACTGTTCACCCTCCTCGCCGTGTTCTGGGGAACCTCCTTCGTCGCCATCGAGGTGGGCCTCCACTACGTTCCGCCGCTGTACTTCGCGGGTGCGCGCTACGCCGTCGCGGGCGCAGTCGTCTTCGCGTACGCCGTCGCGACGGCAGACCGGTGGGTACCGTCGGGTCGCGACGAGTGGCTCGTCGTGAGCATCGCCGGGCTGTTTCTCATCGGCGCGTACCACGGGATGCTGTATCTCGGTGAGCTCCAGGTCTCCGCCCCCGTCGCGGCCGTCGTCATCAGTCTCACGCCCGTTCTGACCGCCGTCTGCGCGAGTGCGCTCCTCCCGTCGAAGGGGCTGAGCGCCGGCGAACTCGTCGGCCTCGGTCTCGGCCTCGTCGGCGTCGTCGTCCTCGTCGCGCCCGACCCGACGTCGCTCGAACTCGGGTCGGCACTCGGCGTCGCGCTCGTGTTCCTCAGCGCCGTTTCGTTCGCGCTCGGCTCCGTACTGACTCGGCCGCTCGACTCCGAGTTGCCGCTCGTGTCGATGGAGGCGTGGGCGATGCTGCTCGGCGCGGGCTCGCTGTTCGTCGGCGGCGCGCTGCGCGGCGAGTCGCTCGCGGCGGTCCACGTCACGCCGGTCGCCGTCGTGTCCTTTCTCTACCTGACGTTCGTCTCCGGCGTCGTCGGCTTCCTGCTCTACTTCGAGTTGCTCGACCGGACCGGACCGACCGAAATCAACCTCATCGGCTACGCCGAACCGGTCGTCGCGACGCTCGCGAGTGCGGCGCTCGTCGGCCACGTCGTCGAGGCGAACGCGTTCGTCGGCTTCGTCGCCATCTTCACCGGGTTCGGCGTGCTGAAGCGGGACGCGCTCCGCGCATTCGTCGGTGGCGACGCGCCGGTTCCGAACGACGCCTACCCGGACGCTGACTGACGAACCGATACGTTGTCACCCGAATCGATACGTCGCCTCCCGAGACGATTCGGTCAGTCGGCCGAGAAGGGCGAGCGCCGCACCGTGACGGTCTCTTCGACCTGCGTCCACACCAAGACGACGCCGACGGCCGCCAGCGACGCGCCGAAGGCGAACGGGACAACGAAGCCGAACGAGACCAGAAAACCCGCCGCCAGCGGGCCGAAGGCGACGCCGAAGCCGAACGCCATCGTCAACACCGAGAGCGTCGTCCCCGACTTGCCGTCGGGCGCGAGGTCGCCCGCTAGCGCGAGCGCTGGCGCGAACACCATCGCCCCCGCCACGCCCTGCGCGAAGCGGGCGGCGAACATCAGCCACGGGTCGTACAGCATCCCTTGCACGAACGTCGTCGGGACCAACAGTGCCATCCCGACCACGATGAACCTCTTTCGGCCGTAGAAGTCGGTCGCTCGACCGACCGGCACCTGGAGGAATATCTGTGCGAGGACGAACGCCGCGAACTGCAGGCCGAACAGCGTCGGCCCCTGATCGAGTCGGGCGTTGATGATGTCGCCCAGCGTGGCGAACAGCGCGATGCCGACCGCCATGAAGAAGGAGACGACGCCGAGCGTGAACACCGGGTCCAGAACACCACGGCCGGCCGGGTCGAAGACGGAGAACCCGTCGAGAGCGCCGGCGTCCGTCTCGTCTCGCGCGTCGGCGTCTATCTCCTCGGGGTCGCGAATCAACGAGAGGATGAGAAAGAAGCTGACGCTCGCGGTGAGGGTGGCGAAGTAGAACGCGGCGTCGAAGCCGCTGAACTCGGCCGCCATCCCCCCGAATTCGACCGCGTACGGGCCGGCCGAGACGACGGCTCCCGCCGCGATGGGACCGACGCCGAAGCCGACGAGCCTGAACGTGTTGTACGTCCCCATGTTGCCGCCGCGGTTCGTCTCCGACGCGAGGTCGTTGACGAGCGCGACGGTGGTCGGAATGATGAGCGCGCCGGCGACGCCCTGGAGCACGCGCAGGCCGACGAGATGCCAGTACGACGACGCCAACGAGTACGAGAAACTGGCGACGCCGATGAGCGACAGGCCGACGAGGACGAAGATTTTGCGCTTGCCCGTGCGGTCGGAGAGCCGCCCGGTGAAGGGCTGTAGCGGGCTGTTGACGAAACCGAACAGCGAGAGCACGACGCCGGTGATGGCGACTTCGGTCAGCCCGAACGAGTTACCGGTGACGAACTCGCTCCCGATGAAAAGCGGAAGCACCACGATGAGAAACGAGTTGCCGACCGACTCGGTCATCCGCGCCAGCGCCAGCGCCAACACTTGGGGGTCGACTCCCAATCGGTTCGCCATCAGTCCGAACTCACCGCACCTGACCGCGCCATACTCCCGCTTCGGAGTCTCGACGCAATACGGTTGTGGAAGCGGCGGTCGGCGAGGGACGGTCGGCGAGCGGCGGTGCCGACGTCGGGCGACCGCGGGCAAACTATTTGCGCCGCTCGCGTCTTTGAGCGACCATGCCGATCTACTTCGAGGATCTGGAAGCGGGAGCGACGACCGAGTTCGGCGAGTACGAAGTGACCGAGGCGGAGATAGTCGAGTTCGCCGAGCGCTACGACCCGCAGTTCTTCCACGTCGACCCCGAACGAGCCGAGGAGACGATGTACGGCGGTCTCATCGCCTCCGGGTGGCACACGGCGTCGATGACGATGCGGATGCTCGTCGACGGGTTTCTCTCGGAGGCGGCCTCGCTGGGCGCGAAGGGGGTCGACGAACTTCGGTGGTATCGCCCCGTTCGACCGGGCGACGTGCTGACGCTGCGAAACGAGGTGTTGAAGAAGGAAGTCGAGAGCGACGTACGCGGTCTCGCACACGTCCGGACGACGACGACGAACCAAGAGGGCGAGGCGGTGTTCTCGATGATTGGGCTGGTGATGTTCGGTCGGAACCCCGAGTAGTCGGGACTTCGTACTCGTAACGCGCTATCGCCAGCGGTCGGGTTCGTCGTACGTTTCGAGCAACTGGCGACGGTGCCTGAGTTGGCGGTTCGTCCGCCGAAAGAGGCCGAGAAGCGTCGAAATCTCGCGATCGGTCGGATGCGCTCGGCCGACCAAGCGGCGCATCAGCCGCGTCGTCTTGTCGCGTTTGTGCTCGTCGTAGCCGGTCGCGTCGAGCAGGTCGCCGAAGAGGTCGTAGAAGCGTTCGATGTCCTCCTCGGGCGCGCGCGACAGCTCCACGTCCGGCAACTGCGTCTCCTCGACGGTCAGTTCCCGGAGTTCGTACATGAGCACGGTGGCGGCCTGTCCGAGGTTGAGCACGGGGTAGTCGTCGCTGGCGGGGATCGAGCAAATTTCGTCCATTTGCTCCAGTTCGCCGTTGTCGAGGCCGGTCCCCTCGCGGCCGAAGACGAGCGCGGTGCGCGTCTCGACTGTTTCCAAGCTCTCACGGAGTTCGACCGGCGTCTTGAACGGGTAGCGGACGTGGCGACGGCTGTCCTCGTTCGTGATGGCCGTGGTGGCGACGGTGTGGTAGTTCTCGACGATATCGTCGAACTCGACCGTCTCGGCGTTCGGCAACACGTCCTCGCGGGCGTGGCCGGCGAAGCCGTAGGCGTCGCCGTCGCGGTGCAGTTCCGGCGGGTCGACGAGTTTCAGTTCGGAGAGACCGAAGTTCTTCATCGCCCGTGCGATAGTGCCGACGTTGCCGGGCGTCTTCGGTTCGACGACGACGACGACGGGTTTCTGTCTGCTCATCTCTTCGGGTACTGCTGGCCGAGGTCCACACCCTCGAGGTCCAACTCCTCGGGTTCGTCTTCCCCGTCGGGTTCGCCACCGTTCGCGTCGCCCGCATCCACGTCCTCCGCGTCGGGTCCATACTTGCGCAGGTCGATGCGTTCGCCCTCGAACTCCTCGTTGATGCGTTCGTGGAGTTCGTTCGCGTCGGGCGGGCTCGGCATGTCGTCGGGGTCGGTGTCGACGTGTTCCATCCCGCCGTAGCCGTCGGGTGCCCGGCCGCCGTCGGCGAACCACTCCTGAAACTCGTCGCGGAACAGTTCGTCGCCGACGAACTCGCGGCCGCCCGCCTCGCGGAACCAGTAGAGGAAGTCGGCCTCGTGCTGGTCGCAGAGGACGACTTCGTTCAGCGGTTCGCCGTAGACGATGGTCGCCTGCCGACAACGCTCGACGTTCTCCTCGCCGTGGACGAGATAGCAGGCCTGACACGGTTTCTCGACGAGCAGACTCAGGCGGAGGAGTCGCTGGCGAGGGTCCTCCGGAATCTCGTTGAGCGGTCTGAACTCGCCCTCCTCGGTGAAAATCTCGGACTCCTCGAACCGCCAACCGCGGAGTCCGACGCTCACTTTCGCCATTACACGGTGGTAGCCGGTCGCCGGATAAAAAGCACGTGACTTCGGCGGTACAGAGTCGCCGTGATTCAGCGGTGGCCGTCTACTGTGCGGCTTCGACCGCCAATCGCCGCTCGACGTACTTCGCCAGTACGTCGGCTTCGAGGTGGACAGGGTCACCGACGTCCTTCTCAGAGAGCGTCGTCAGCCGAAGCGTCTCCGGAATCGCGGCGACCGTGAACGTCGAATCGTCGTAGTCGGCGACGGTCAGCGACGCGCCGTCGACGGCGACGGCCCCCTTCTCGACGAGGTAGCCCGAAAAGGAATCAGGGACCTCGAAGACGAACTCGAGGCCCTCCACCTGCTCGCGAATTCCTGCGACCGTACCGGTAGTGTCGACGGTTCCCTTGACCACGTGACCGTCGAAGCGGCCGTCGGCGGGCATCGGTCGTTCGAGGTTCACCGCGTCGTCGACGCGGAGCTCCGAGAGGTAGGTTCGACTCAGGGTCTCGTCGGTGGCGAACGCCTCGAACCAGTCGTCGCTCCGGCGTTCGACGGTGAGACAGACGCCGCTGACGGAGATACTGTCGCCGACGGCGAGGTCCGAGGCAAAAGCGGTCGAGACGCGGAGTCGTCGACCCTCGGCGGCGGATTCGGTGTTCGAGATACTGCCGGTCGCTTCGACCAGTCCCGTGTACATGTGCTGACGGATGCGAAGTTGTGTGAAATTCGTTATGGTTCTCAGAACTGTTACATCCCGGGCGTGGTCTGCACCTCTCGCTCGGCCTCACGTAGTCTCGACACCCGGTCGCTCACGGACGGGTGCGTCCGCAGGAACGTCCGGTAGACGAACGCCTCGTAGCGGTCCGAGTAGTAGGTCATCGTCGCCGGTTGGTCGCCCTCCGCGCCGAGCATGATGGGTTCGTCGGGTTCGACCTGTTCGGGTGAGACGACGGTGAACGCGGCGACGCTCTGGGCGCTGCGGAGGTCCTCGACCGGGTGTTCGCCGAGTTCGGTCTCGATGGACGAAAGCGCACTCGCCAACGAGGCCGGGTCGCCTGTGATGGCGACGGCTCCGCGGTCGGCGGCGAGTTCGCGCACGCGAGAGAAGGATGCGATGAGCGAGCGGCCGATAAAGGAG from Haloprofundus halobius includes:
- a CDS encoding HalOD1 output domain-containing protein; protein product: MSTQNHVSSASVSNGYCALFNPYVDSVVEELVETVSSIRGATPVELSPLYPVVDPDALESLFGRSNARERESHYAVTFEYEEFEVTIRSGGCMTLDPTEAT
- a CDS encoding MazG nucleotide pyrophosphohydrolase domain-containing protein — protein: MQEQQRVATFLEEHDMQTEPEFRLLALVSELGELAKDVNESSDYGSNRWTIDVKRDEVGDVLVALLGFADSLDIDASEALDDALSKYETRIEETGDPSSE
- a CDS encoding Lrp/AsnC family transcriptional regulator, with translation MDERDITLLKAISDLGTGSPERLHEATGIPVSTIHYRLNNLKEDGVIENDLYDVDLEKFGLGVTVIVEVLADYSGSYEDVGEKLMEIEGVTQTYFTMGETDFIVIARLTGSEMVERLISEFEAVEEVDRTNSTYVISTLRDSQRVLQSYSVETLVEELAEE
- a CDS encoding DMT family transporter — its product is MSLRRLYRQHSTAVLFTLLAVFWGTSFVAIEVGLHYVPPLYFAGARYAVAGAVVFAYAVATADRWVPSGRDEWLVVSIAGLFLIGAYHGMLYLGELQVSAPVAAVVISLTPVLTAVCASALLPSKGLSAGELVGLGLGLVGVVVLVAPDPTSLELGSALGVALVFLSAVSFALGSVLTRPLDSELPLVSMEAWAMLLGAGSLFVGGALRGESLAAVHVTPVAVVSFLYLTFVSGVVGFLLYFELLDRTGPTEINLIGYAEPVVATLASAALVGHVVEANAFVGFVAIFTGFGVLKRDALRAFVGGDAPVPNDAYPDAD
- a CDS encoding MFS transporter; its protein translation is MANRLGVDPQVLALALARMTESVGNSFLIVVLPLFIGSEFVTGNSFGLTEVAITGVVLSLFGFVNSPLQPFTGRLSDRTGKRKIFVLVGLSLIGVASFSYSLASSYWHLVGLRVLQGVAGALIIPTTVALVNDLASETNRGGNMGTYNTFRLVGFGVGPIAAGAVVSAGPYAVEFGGMAAEFSGFDAAFYFATLTASVSFFLILSLIRDPEEIDADARDETDAGALDGFSVFDPAGRGVLDPVFTLGVVSFFMAVGIALFATLGDIINARLDQGPTLFGLQFAAFVLAQIFLQVPVGRATDFYGRKRFIVVGMALLVPTTFVQGMLYDPWLMFAARFAQGVAGAMVFAPALALAGDLAPDGKSGTTLSVLTMAFGFGVAFGPLAAGFLVSFGFVVPFAFGASLAAVGVVLVWTQVEETVTVRRSPFSAD
- a CDS encoding MaoC family dehydratase, producing MPIYFEDLEAGATTEFGEYEVTEAEIVEFAERYDPQFFHVDPERAEETMYGGLIASGWHTASMTMRMLVDGFLSEAASLGAKGVDELRWYRPVRPGDVLTLRNEVLKKEVESDVRGLAHVRTTTTNQEGEAVFSMIGLVMFGRNPE
- a CDS encoding RNA methyltransferase, whose protein sequence is MSRQKPVVVVVEPKTPGNVGTIARAMKNFGLSELKLVDPPELHRDGDAYGFAGHAREDVLPNAETVEFDDIVENYHTVATTAITNEDSRRHVRYPFKTPVELRESLETVETRTALVFGREGTGLDNGELEQMDEICSIPASDDYPVLNLGQAATVLMYELRELTVEETQLPDVELSRAPEEDIERFYDLFGDLLDATGYDEHKRDKTTRLMRRLVGRAHPTDREISTLLGLFRRTNRQLRHRRQLLETYDEPDRWR
- a CDS encoding riboflavin synthase, yielding MYTGLVEATGSISNTESAAEGRRLRVSTAFASDLAVGDSISVSGVCLTVERRSDDWFEAFATDETLSRTYLSELRVDDAVNLERPMPADGRFDGHVVKGTVDTTGTVAGIREQVEGLEFVFEVPDSFSGYLVEKGAVAVDGASLTVADYDDSTFTVAAIPETLRLTTLSEKDVGDPVHLEADVLAKYVERRLAVEAAQ